In Pontibacillus yanchengensis, one DNA window encodes the following:
- the acpS gene encoding holo-ACP synthase encodes MIRGIGIDLVEVERISTAIEKNKRFINRVLTEEEVTIYQNIRATYRRAEFVAGRFAAKEAFTKAMGTGIGSACSFQDISILRSEQGAPTMRVDGCEFNIWVSISHSQSHAIAQVILED; translated from the coding sequence ATGATTAGAGGAATTGGGATCGATTTAGTAGAAGTGGAACGAATTTCTACTGCAATCGAAAAAAATAAACGATTCATTAATAGAGTGTTAACAGAAGAAGAAGTAACGATATACCAAAACATACGCGCTACATATAGACGAGCTGAATTTGTTGCTGGGCGTTTTGCAGCCAAAGAAGCATTTACAAAAGCAATGGGGACTGGGATTGGAAGTGCATGTTCTTTTCAAGATATTAGTATCTTAAGAAGTGAACAAGGCGCTCCAACGATGAGAGTAGATGGTTGTGAGTTCAACATTTGGGTTTCGATTTCTCATAGCCAATCTCATGCTATTGCACAGGTTATTTTGGAGGATTAA
- a CDS encoding rhomboid family intramembrane serine protease, with product MFFRTESFQQFTRSYPIITFLVGLHLFLWLMTDFLGLPIFTQLERTALGVNQYIAQGEYWRLVTPIFFHAGFTHALFNSFSLVLFGPALEQMLGKTKFIIAYLGAGIIGNVGTYFFGPDIYAHLGASGAIFGLFGIYLYMIYARKDLIDQANAQVVLTIAVIGVIMTVIRPGINVYGHMFGLLGGVLLAPIVLANARPYSPYRNTPTRKRYTDTDIGFDPNRWNKRRVPWRKFLPKLLWGGLIILVLLGLLGRIV from the coding sequence ATGTTTTTTCGAACCGAATCGTTTCAACAATTTACTCGATCCTATCCTATTATTACCTTCTTAGTCGGACTTCATCTATTTTTATGGTTGATGACTGATTTTCTCGGCCTACCAATCTTTACACAGCTAGAGCGAACCGCTTTGGGAGTAAACCAGTATATCGCACAAGGTGAGTACTGGCGATTAGTCACACCGATTTTCTTCCATGCGGGTTTTACCCATGCTCTGTTTAATTCATTCTCTCTTGTTCTATTTGGCCCAGCCCTTGAGCAGATGTTAGGAAAAACCAAGTTTATTATAGCCTACCTTGGGGCTGGTATTATCGGCAACGTTGGAACATATTTCTTCGGACCTGATATTTACGCGCACCTTGGAGCCTCTGGAGCCATCTTTGGTTTATTTGGTATTTATTTATACATGATCTATGCTCGCAAAGATTTAATCGACCAAGCAAATGCACAAGTTGTCTTAACGATTGCAGTAATCGGTGTAATTATGACCGTTATTCGACCTGGCATTAATGTCTATGGTCATATGTTCGGCTTACTCGGAGGCGTACTCTTAGCTCCAATCGTTTTAGCTAACGCAAGACCCTATTCCCCATACCGTAACACTCCAACCCGAAAACGTTATACAGATACTGATATTGGCTTTGATCCAAATCGCTGGAATAAGCGTAGAGTCCCATGGAGAAAATTCTTACCGAAGCTCTTGTGGGGTGGGTTGATTATTTTAGTCTTATTAGGGTTATTGGGAAGAATAGTATGA
- a CDS encoding SDR family oxidoreductase, translating into MNVLVIGAHGQVGKHVVDKVKEYGHNPVAMIRDTDQIPYFEERNVQTVLADLQGDFRQAFYNIDAVIFAAGSGPHTGADKTIIIDQEAAIKSMELAREFGVKRYVMLSSIAANRPEIGPSALKHYLYAKGRADEYLRHTDLVYTIVRPGGLTNDAGNGKVYANETINQRGTIPREDVASVLAHVLTVPHLERISFDLLSGDHKIEEMFAK; encoded by the coding sequence ATGAATGTACTTGTAATTGGTGCTCATGGGCAAGTAGGTAAGCATGTCGTTGATAAAGTGAAAGAATATGGACATAACCCTGTGGCTATGATTAGGGACACGGACCAAATTCCCTATTTCGAAGAGCGGAATGTACAAACGGTTTTGGCAGATTTACAAGGTGATTTTCGTCAGGCCTTTTATAATATAGATGCTGTCATTTTCGCCGCAGGTTCTGGTCCACATACCGGGGCTGATAAGACGATTATTATTGACCAAGAAGCTGCTATCAAATCAATGGAATTAGCAAGAGAGTTTGGTGTCAAACGCTACGTCATGCTAAGTTCAATTGCAGCCAATCGTCCGGAAATAGGTCCTTCAGCTTTGAAGCACTATTTATATGCTAAGGGACGTGCAGATGAGTACTTACGTCATACAGACCTGGTGTACACAATTGTAAGGCCAGGCGGGCTAACGAATGACGCTGGTAATGGCAAAGTCTATGCAAATGAGACAATCAATCAAAGAGGAACGATCCCGCGCGAAGATGTAGCCAGTGTACTGGCACACGTATTGACTGTTCCACACCTTGAAAGAATAAGCTTTGATCTTTTAAGTGGTGATCATAAGATTGAAGAAATGTTTGCCAAGTAA
- a CDS encoding YppG family protein has product MHPMHPMHQRNAQPYHGKRPMPGPGPMPFTQQYPQDQPFMPMSMGEYPQQQPFQPYPNQPAQEEQPRPPVFQTPYEQFAKPPQPNQWNPYYSLQQQYPQQNQQATPKGIMNYFQDKNGQLDLDKMLSTMGQVANTANQFSPLVKGLGSFMKGL; this is encoded by the coding sequence ATGCACCCTATGCACCCTATGCACCAAAGAAATGCCCAACCATATCATGGAAAGAGGCCGATGCCTGGCCCTGGACCAATGCCTTTCACGCAACAATATCCTCAAGATCAACCGTTTATGCCAATGAGTATGGGAGAATATCCCCAACAACAACCTTTTCAACCATATCCCAATCAACCTGCACAAGAAGAGCAGCCAAGGCCACCAGTATTCCAAACACCTTACGAGCAATTTGCTAAGCCCCCTCAACCAAATCAATGGAATCCATATTATTCTTTGCAACAGCAATATCCGCAACAAAATCAACAAGCTACTCCAAAAGGGATTATGAATTATTTCCAAGATAAAAACGGACAATTGGATTTGGATAAAATGCTTTCGACAATGGGGCAAGTAGCCAATACAGCTAATCAATTCTCTCCACTCGTTAAAGGGCTTGGTTCGTTTATGAAAGGATTGTAA
- a CDS encoding DegV family protein: protein MHIQLITDGGSDLPPHLIEAYNVKIVPLNIHFGEQQYVSGVDLDIQTFYKKMKEEDELPRSSAPSPYAFYETFKEIDPENPILMLALSKSLSTTHDNAIMGKEMLLEEEPERTIVVLNTKTATSGMSLLIDEAGKCVKNGMEFEPLVAHMEERIEQTTTLFILRTVENLIKGGRLDRFKGAIAKTLNIKLLMKATDEGEIDVAEKVRGNKKAMRRFIEQIGETTTNFENKVISLSYSTTEDKAKKLLQEMKERYAFKDSILMEMGPLCATYAGEGGYVMSFFVD from the coding sequence GTGCATATTCAACTAATAACAGATGGTGGTTCAGACCTTCCACCTCATCTAATCGAAGCCTATAACGTTAAAATTGTACCACTAAATATTCACTTCGGTGAACAACAGTATGTAAGCGGCGTTGACCTAGATATACAAACCTTTTATAAAAAAATGAAGGAAGAAGATGAGCTTCCTCGCTCATCTGCTCCTAGCCCCTATGCATTCTATGAAACCTTTAAAGAAATAGATCCTGAGAATCCTATACTAATGTTAGCTTTATCTAAATCCTTAAGCACCACTCATGATAATGCCATTATGGGTAAGGAGATGCTCCTTGAGGAAGAGCCTGAGCGTACGATTGTTGTATTGAATACCAAAACTGCAACTTCAGGTATGTCATTATTAATAGACGAAGCTGGTAAATGCGTGAAAAATGGTATGGAATTTGAACCACTAGTTGCTCACATGGAAGAACGAATTGAACAAACGACTACGCTATTCATCTTACGTACTGTGGAGAACCTAATTAAAGGCGGTCGACTTGATCGTTTTAAAGGAGCCATTGCTAAAACGTTAAACATTAAGCTGCTCATGAAAGCGACCGATGAGGGAGAAATTGATGTGGCGGAGAAAGTACGAGGAAACAAAAAAGCAATGCGTCGTTTTATAGAACAAATAGGAGAGACGACGACAAACTTTGAAAATAAAGTCATCTCCCTTTCCTATAGCACTACAGAAGATAAAGCCAAAAAACTTCTACAAGAAATGAAAGAACGCTATGCCTTTAAAGATTCCATCCTAATGGAAATGGGTCCTTTATGCGCTACCTACGCTGGAGAAGGCGGCTATGTTATGTCATTTTTTGTAGACTAA
- a CDS encoding MFS transporter — protein MNQPDSVGNPPVRTPFYYGWMVVFLAGLSVFFSGPGQTYSISIFIEHYIEDFEYSRSLVSGLYSTATLCAGFTLFLVGRIVDRVGQRLMLTVVGGLLALACFWNSFLVGPVMMFLGFFMLRLFGQGSLTLIPNTLVPQWFITKRGRALSVMAVGGFVSSALLPPLNTWLIDVFGWRNAWLFWGILLLLVFVPLVYFFVRNQPKDIGEVPDGNPKKKSSDEMDANPNVEINEKSWTLREAMKTRAFWLILFCVSVPALVNTGVTFHMVSIAEGKGLTKEVAALVLSLMAFVGFPVTFLVGYLVDRISVHYLLAITFVGHIFALLVLLQVGSWTGAVIYGVMWGLVNGFERIVLNIVWPNYFGREYLGSIKGLAQTVMVVGSAFGPLPFGLFYDWFGGYQQIIWIMMIFPLIAAIFSLLSPKPTYEAYHSA, from the coding sequence ATGAATCAACCAGATTCAGTAGGGAATCCCCCAGTTCGGACTCCCTTTTATTATGGGTGGATGGTTGTGTTTCTTGCGGGATTGAGTGTCTTTTTCTCAGGCCCTGGGCAAACATATTCTATCTCTATATTTATAGAGCATTACATAGAAGATTTTGAGTATTCTAGGTCGCTTGTATCTGGCCTTTATTCCACTGCTACGCTTTGTGCGGGTTTTACGTTGTTCTTAGTAGGAAGAATTGTAGATCGAGTTGGGCAAAGGCTTATGTTAACTGTTGTAGGAGGGTTATTGGCCCTGGCTTGTTTTTGGAATAGCTTTCTTGTAGGCCCTGTCATGATGTTTTTAGGGTTTTTCATGCTTCGTTTATTTGGTCAAGGATCTCTGACACTTATTCCTAACACGCTTGTTCCGCAATGGTTTATTACAAAGAGAGGACGAGCATTAAGTGTGATGGCGGTAGGAGGATTTGTTAGTTCTGCACTATTACCGCCACTTAACACATGGTTAATCGACGTATTCGGTTGGAGAAATGCTTGGTTGTTCTGGGGAATTCTCTTACTTCTTGTATTTGTCCCTCTAGTTTACTTTTTTGTACGGAATCAACCAAAAGATATTGGAGAAGTTCCTGATGGAAATCCTAAAAAGAAGTCCTCAGATGAAATGGATGCTAATCCCAATGTAGAAATCAATGAGAAGAGTTGGACCCTTCGGGAAGCGATGAAAACTAGAGCTTTTTGGCTAATATTGTTCTGTGTTAGTGTTCCTGCTCTAGTTAACACGGGTGTTACGTTCCATATGGTATCCATTGCAGAAGGGAAGGGCCTTACAAAAGAGGTGGCTGCTCTAGTGCTTTCTCTCATGGCGTTTGTAGGTTTCCCAGTTACGTTCTTGGTTGGATACCTTGTCGACCGTATATCTGTGCATTACTTGTTAGCTATTACATTTGTGGGGCATATCTTTGCACTGCTCGTGTTATTGCAAGTAGGTTCGTGGACTGGTGCAGTCATATATGGTGTGATGTGGGGCCTTGTGAACGGCTTTGAACGTATCGTGTTAAATATTGTTTGGCCTAACTACTTTGGGCGAGAATATTTGGGAAGTATTAAAGGGTTAGCCCAGACTGTTATGGTGGTAGGCTCAGCCTTTGGTCCACTGCCTTTTGGTTTGTTTTATGATTGGTTTGGAGGATATCAACAAATTATTTGGATCATGATGATATTCCCACTTATCGCAGCTATCTTTTCTTTACTTTCCCCTAAGCCAACTTATGAAGCGTATCATTCTGCGTAA
- a CDS encoding DMT family transporter translates to MEKPPFNPYIAIVIGVLSVSTAAVFVKLADAAPASIIANYRLLFAVLLMTPYVLLKNRHEFAKITKRDWLLASISGLFLAFHFILWFESLNFTSVASSVVLVTLQPIFAFLGTYLFFKERFTVGAVLSMIIAITGSTVISWGDFQISGQAFYGDMLALLGAVMVTGYFLVGQNVRKRLSLMTYTFLVYGISSLTLILYNLLTQQPFVGYPPDHWGIFLALAIIPTFFGHTLFNWVLKWVSTSTISMSIVFEPVGASILAYFILNETISWSQWLGGTVVILGLSLFVFSTSHKSKVKITHKLDT, encoded by the coding sequence TTGGAAAAACCACCATTTAATCCCTATATAGCAATTGTGATTGGAGTACTTTCCGTCTCCACTGCAGCGGTGTTTGTAAAACTAGCTGATGCAGCCCCTGCTTCTATTATTGCCAATTATCGTTTATTATTCGCAGTTTTATTAATGACTCCATATGTTCTTCTAAAAAACCGACATGAATTCGCAAAAATCACTAAACGAGATTGGTTACTAGCTAGTATATCAGGATTATTTTTAGCCTTCCATTTTATACTATGGTTTGAATCGCTTAATTTCACTTCTGTAGCTAGCTCTGTAGTACTCGTCACCCTTCAACCAATCTTCGCTTTTCTTGGAACGTATCTGTTCTTTAAAGAGCGCTTTACAGTTGGAGCAGTCCTTAGTATGATAATAGCCATTACAGGGAGCACCGTTATTAGTTGGGGTGACTTTCAAATAAGTGGACAGGCGTTTTATGGTGATATGCTAGCCTTACTAGGAGCTGTCATGGTAACAGGTTATTTTTTAGTTGGGCAGAATGTTCGTAAACGGTTGTCTTTAATGACCTATACTTTCCTCGTCTATGGCATTAGCTCATTGACGTTGATTCTATATAATCTTTTAACTCAACAACCATTCGTTGGGTACCCACCTGATCATTGGGGCATTTTCTTGGCTCTTGCTATTATCCCAACCTTCTTTGGACATACATTGTTCAATTGGGTACTAAAATGGGTAAGCACATCGACGATTTCCATGAGCATCGTTTTTGAACCAGTTGGAGCATCAATCCTAGCCTATTTCATCTTAAACGAGACAATATCATGGTCACAATGGCTCGGAGGAACGGTTGTAATATTGGGATTAAGCTTGTTTGTTTTTAGTACATCCCATAAATCAAAAGTTAAAATCACTCACAAACTTGATACGTAA
- a CDS encoding SDR family oxidoreductase, producing MKNVYFFTGFPGFLTSYLIEELIKQQDSIGKIYLLILPATKTESEKKIETISHNHNVSNNVFELVTGDITKRNINLDSSTSDKILSTLTHAYHLAALYDLSVPLKPAYQVNVQGTQFLNEWLRGAKQLQHYTYFSTAYVSGKRTGDIYEHELDHEFGFKNYYEATKYQAERLVQAEKGHLPVTIIRPGIVVGHSQTGETAKFDGPYFLLHLFDRLKFLPSIPYFGNANTEANFVPVDFITKATIYLSHQQSTIGQTYHLTNPNPNKTREVYKMLMESLLGQSPQYTLPIHAAYASLTIMPIRKWLNIQKQTLPYFTHDCHYDTSAAVQQLQNSDITCPNFETVIPSIIKYYRSHKDDEAKRIKIV from the coding sequence ATGAAAAATGTTTACTTTTTTACAGGTTTTCCAGGTTTCCTTACGAGCTATTTAATCGAGGAATTAATCAAACAGCAAGATTCTATTGGAAAAATTTACCTTCTCATTTTACCTGCAACCAAAACAGAGAGTGAGAAAAAAATTGAAACCATCTCACATAACCATAACGTTTCCAATAACGTATTTGAACTTGTGACCGGTGACATCACGAAAAGGAACATAAACCTAGACTCCTCAACTTCCGATAAAATCCTCTCTACTCTCACCCATGCTTATCACCTTGCAGCTTTATATGATCTATCTGTGCCACTCAAACCAGCATATCAAGTAAATGTACAAGGAACACAGTTCTTAAATGAATGGTTAAGAGGCGCAAAACAATTGCAGCATTACACATATTTTAGTACGGCCTATGTATCAGGAAAGCGTACTGGCGATATATATGAACATGAGCTAGATCACGAATTTGGATTCAAGAATTATTATGAAGCTACGAAATACCAGGCAGAACGGCTAGTACAAGCCGAAAAAGGTCATCTCCCAGTTACAATTATTAGACCAGGTATTGTTGTTGGCCATTCCCAAACAGGCGAAACCGCTAAGTTTGATGGTCCATATTTTTTGTTACACCTTTTTGATCGTCTTAAGTTCCTGCCTTCTATTCCGTATTTCGGCAATGCCAATACGGAAGCTAATTTCGTACCCGTAGACTTTATCACTAAAGCTACTATCTACTTAAGTCATCAACAAAGTACAATTGGACAGACTTATCACTTAACAAATCCAAACCCGAATAAAACACGAGAGGTCTACAAAATGCTAATGGAATCTCTACTTGGACAGTCACCACAATATACTTTACCCATTCATGCTGCCTACGCCTCATTAACAATTATGCCTATAAGAAAGTGGCTAAACATTCAGAAGCAAACGCTCCCTTACTTCACACACGATTGTCACTATGACACCTCTGCCGCTGTACAACAATTACAAAATTCCGATATCACTTGCCCTAACTTTGAAACCGTCATCCCCTCCATCATCAAGTACTACCGCTCACACAAAGACGATGAAGCAAAACGAATCAAGATTGTATAA
- a CDS encoding glutaredoxin family protein gives MSEYNVVVYTSDRCIHCTKVLELLREWDIEFTEKNISQNADFYIEMKEMGVYGTPVTYIDGQQVLGFQKRKLKKYLGIDEVSSYIRQRTLSNQN, from the coding sequence ATGAGTGAGTATAATGTAGTGGTTTATACGAGTGATAGATGCATTCATTGTACAAAAGTACTTGAACTTCTTCGTGAATGGGATATAGAATTCACTGAAAAAAACATCTCTCAAAATGCTGATTTCTATATTGAAATGAAGGAAATGGGTGTTTATGGGACCCCTGTTACCTATATTGATGGACAACAGGTATTAGGTTTTCAGAAAAGAAAATTAAAGAAGTATTTAGGAATTGATGAGGTCTCCTCTTATATTCGTCAAAGAACATTAAGCAACCAAAATTAA
- a CDS encoding NAD(P)H-hydrate dehydratase, with amino-acid sequence MYFVTAQEMYDTDQYAIERIGVEGKLLMENAGRAVANHMELFVSDQKRIAILIGKGNNGGDGFVIARTLLQKGYDVEVIVCASPSEIKGDAAYHRDVFRNSGFPFISYEEIENLEHALKEKDVVVDAMLGIGVKGAIRPPYNQLISFVNQFEGEVISVDLPSGVPADEGLEVDQAVQADRTIVIQFPKVSAFLEHTAAYYGRWEVVDIGLPSTVIQSKKTQKRVWKKQDVSTTLPTRGAFSHKGKHGKGLVIGGAVAMPGSIAMTSRAALRAGAGLLTVATVQENITALASTVVEATYTTLPSEGGYISDIGSVDFSYDAIAMGMGMGRHTGAETILQVALEQTQGILLIDADGLYALKGILSSLKGRHNPTILTPHPGEMATLLNVSIPELLHQPFAYSKAFAEEFQAYIVLKGAFTIITTPQGNQWVTVTGNPGMAKGGSGDVLAGILLAMVMQSQSLERALCNGTWIHGYTADLLVQHQHSTYDLLASDVIEGLAQTYRALSQ; translated from the coding sequence TTGTATTTTGTCACCGCTCAAGAAATGTACGATACGGACCAATACGCCATTGAACGTATTGGTGTTGAAGGAAAGCTATTAATGGAGAATGCGGGAAGAGCTGTCGCCAATCATATGGAGCTTTTTGTATCAGACCAAAAACGAATAGCTATTTTGATTGGTAAAGGTAATAATGGGGGCGATGGTTTTGTCATAGCCAGGACACTTTTACAGAAAGGGTACGATGTTGAGGTGATCGTGTGCGCTTCTCCGTCTGAGATCAAAGGGGATGCAGCCTATCATCGTGACGTGTTCCGTAATAGCGGATTTCCATTCATAAGCTATGAGGAAATAGAAAACCTTGAACACGCTCTTAAGGAAAAAGATGTTGTGGTAGATGCAATGCTTGGTATCGGGGTGAAAGGTGCGATACGCCCTCCATATAATCAGCTCATTTCTTTCGTGAATCAATTTGAAGGAGAAGTTATTTCTGTAGATCTCCCTAGCGGTGTTCCTGCTGATGAAGGTTTGGAAGTTGATCAAGCTGTACAAGCGGATCGAACTATAGTCATTCAGTTTCCAAAAGTGTCTGCTTTTCTAGAGCACACAGCTGCTTACTATGGTCGATGGGAAGTAGTCGATATTGGACTTCCATCTACTGTCATCCAATCCAAGAAGACTCAAAAAAGGGTTTGGAAAAAACAAGATGTGAGCACTACATTGCCAACACGAGGCGCTTTTTCTCACAAGGGAAAGCATGGTAAGGGGTTAGTAATTGGTGGGGCTGTAGCTATGCCTGGCTCAATCGCTATGACTTCTCGTGCTGCATTACGAGCAGGTGCAGGATTACTGACTGTAGCAACTGTTCAAGAAAATATCACGGCCCTGGCGTCCACTGTTGTGGAGGCAACATATACCACTCTTCCTTCAGAAGGTGGATATATAAGCGATATAGGCAGTGTTGATTTTTCTTATGATGCAATTGCGATGGGAATGGGGATGGGTAGACATACGGGGGCTGAAACAATTCTACAAGTAGCATTGGAACAGACTCAAGGGATTCTACTCATAGATGCCGATGGGTTATATGCACTTAAAGGGATTCTTTCTAGCCTTAAGGGACGCCATAACCCAACCATATTGACCCCTCATCCTGGAGAAATGGCTACTCTATTAAATGTATCCATACCAGAACTCCTACATCAGCCCTTTGCTTATTCTAAAGCGTTTGCTGAGGAGTTTCAGGCATACATTGTGTTAAAAGGTGCTTTTACCATCATTACAACACCGCAAGGAAACCAATGGGTGACTGTAACAGGAAACCCGGGTATGGCCAAGGGTGGAAGTGGTGATGTGTTGGCAGGTATTCTTTTGGCGATGGTGATGCAATCCCAATCCCTTGAAAGAGCATTGTGTAATGGCACTTGGATTCATGGCTATACGGCAGATTTATTGGTTCAACATCAGCATTCAACGTATGATTTGCTAGCTAGTGACGTAATAGAAGGGCTAGCTCAAACGTATCGTGCATTATCTCAATAG
- a CDS encoding DEAD/DEAH box helicase has translation MTTFNSLGLSKSVLKSVLEMGFEEATPIQEQTIPIAMDGRDVIGQAQTGTGKTAAFGIPMIEKINQDLKKTQGLVIAPTRELAMQVATELNKLGQYKGVRVLPVYGGSDMGRQIRELKNQPQIVVATPGRLLDHVRRKTINLSNIHTTVLDEADEMLNMGFIEDIKAILNAIPLQRQTLLFSATMPKEIHEIATKMMKKPETVKLKSKQMTVDKIDQFFVEVNEGKKFDTLTRLLDIHVPDLAIVFGRTKKRVDELTDGLSARGFRAEGIHGDLTQGKRMSVLKKFKRGGVEVLVATDVAARGLDISGVTHVYNFDIPQDPESYVHRIGRTGRAGNEGHAVSFITPREMAHLHLIEKTTGTKIQRLPIPSSDEAHKGQQKIVVDKMMQSIESEDLDAYYAQANELLAQHDSATVIAAALKMLTKERKDVPVNLTSLSPISVKQAQKGNKKNDNRNYDRKKGGGKGGYNRNHKPKGQYNKNNGGRNRNYQQKRNQNSNS, from the coding sequence GTGACAACATTTAATTCATTAGGTTTATCCAAATCAGTTCTAAAATCAGTTCTAGAGATGGGGTTTGAAGAGGCTACCCCAATTCAAGAGCAAACAATCCCGATCGCGATGGACGGAAGAGATGTCATCGGACAAGCACAAACGGGTACAGGAAAAACAGCTGCCTTCGGGATTCCAATGATTGAGAAGATCAATCAGGATCTTAAAAAGACTCAAGGTTTAGTTATTGCCCCTACACGTGAGCTTGCGATGCAAGTGGCGACAGAGTTAAACAAATTGGGACAATACAAAGGTGTACGTGTACTACCTGTTTACGGTGGCTCAGACATGGGGCGTCAAATTCGCGAATTGAAGAATCAACCGCAAATTGTCGTAGCAACACCGGGACGTTTGCTTGATCACGTTCGTAGAAAGACCATCAACCTATCCAATATTCATACGACTGTATTGGATGAAGCAGACGAAATGCTTAACATGGGCTTTATCGAAGACATCAAGGCGATATTAAACGCTATTCCTCTTCAGCGACAAACATTACTCTTCTCTGCAACCATGCCAAAAGAAATTCATGAGATTGCAACGAAGATGATGAAGAAGCCTGAAACTGTTAAGTTAAAGTCCAAGCAAATGACTGTAGATAAGATTGACCAGTTCTTTGTAGAAGTAAATGAAGGGAAAAAGTTTGATACTTTAACTCGTTTGCTTGATATCCACGTACCTGACCTTGCCATTGTGTTTGGACGTACAAAGAAACGTGTCGATGAACTAACAGATGGTCTGAGTGCTCGTGGATTCCGTGCAGAAGGCATTCATGGGGACCTTACACAAGGTAAACGTATGTCTGTATTGAAAAAGTTTAAACGTGGCGGAGTGGAAGTATTGGTTGCAACAGACGTAGCTGCACGTGGACTAGATATTTCAGGTGTTACGCACGTTTACAACTTTGACATCCCGCAAGATCCAGAAAGCTACGTTCACCGTATTGGTCGTACAGGTCGTGCAGGTAATGAAGGACACGCTGTTTCCTTTATTACACCAAGAGAAATGGCACACCTTCACTTAATTGAGAAGACAACGGGTACGAAGATTCAACGTCTACCTATTCCATCTTCTGATGAAGCTCACAAAGGCCAACAAAAAATTGTAGTCGATAAAATGATGCAGTCTATTGAGTCAGAGGATTTAGATGCTTACTATGCACAAGCAAATGAGTTATTAGCTCAACATGATTCTGCAACTGTCATTGCGGCTGCTCTAAAAATGCTAACAAAAGAACGTAAAGATGTTCCTGTAAACTTAACTTCTTTATCTCCAATTAGCGTAAAACAAGCGCAAAAAGGTAATAAGAAGAATGATAATCGTAACTATGATCGTAAAAAAGGTGGCGGCAAAGGCGGCTATAACCGCAACCATAAACCAAAAGGTCAATACAACAAAAACAACGGTGGACGTAACCGTAATTACCAGCAAAAACGTAACCAGAACAGCAATAGCTAA